A window of Halobellus sp. LT62 contains these coding sequences:
- a CDS encoding 2Fe-2S iron-sulfur cluster-binding protein, giving the protein MVEINFVGLGLGVALTLLAVSLHYARGTGWAPTGDISQEVLERRARTVPETDFPEPMNRSIGGGGVAAGAVTGGEEGAELEEGGDADDSSPADIPEDEIEYFDVEFVKQGETIELANNETVLEQGEEHGWDLPYACREGQCVSCAGQITSGGNAEDYVVHDNQQMLDDTELDEGYTLTCVAYPRADFTIETGEAP; this is encoded by the coding sequence ATGGTCGAAATCAACTTCGTGGGGCTGGGTCTCGGGGTAGCCCTCACGCTCCTCGCGGTGTCGCTGCACTACGCGCGCGGCACCGGGTGGGCACCCACCGGTGATATCTCCCAAGAGGTGCTCGAACGCCGAGCACGCACCGTCCCGGAAACGGACTTCCCCGAACCGATGAACCGCTCCATCGGTGGCGGTGGCGTCGCAGCGGGCGCGGTCACCGGCGGCGAGGAAGGTGCCGAACTCGAAGAGGGCGGCGACGCCGACGATTCGAGTCCCGCCGACATCCCCGAGGACGAAATCGAGTACTTCGACGTCGAGTTCGTCAAGCAGGGCGAGACGATCGAACTCGCGAACAACGAGACCGTCCTCGAACAGGGCGAAGAGCACGGGTGGGACCTCCCGTACGCCTGCCGTGAGGGCCAGTGCGTCTCCTGTGCGGGGCAGATCACCTCCGGCGGCAACGCCGAGGACTACGTCGTCCACGACAACCAGCAGATGCTCGACGACACCGAACTCGACGAGGGCTACACGCTGACCTGCGTCGCCTACCCCCGCGCGGACTTCACAATCGAAACCGGCGAAGCGCCCTGA
- a CDS encoding ATP-grasp domain-containing protein yields the protein MTSIALATAPDLPDLVDDDTSFLAALREQSVNASVEIWSDESVAWGDFDAVLVRSIWDYYRHPEAFAAWIDRLETIETTVLNTPETLRWNRHKFYLRDLEARGVDTLPTAYLERGEEISLAAIFESRGWGEAVVKPAVSAGAFRTKRIARDDAADEQAWFEGLLADRDVLVQAFADGIGEGEWSLVFFDGEYSHSVLKRPKPGDFRVQEDHGGSVDAGTPSKSLRVQANEVVDAVTKELGGTVPLYARVDGITASDGQNRQAAGEVANPADFRLLEVELIEPELFFRVDDGSGDRLADALLDRL from the coding sequence GTGACATCCATCGCCCTGGCGACAGCCCCCGATCTGCCCGACCTCGTCGACGACGACACCTCGTTTCTGGCCGCGTTGCGCGAGCAGAGCGTGAACGCATCGGTCGAGATCTGGTCCGACGAGTCGGTCGCGTGGGGCGACTTCGACGCGGTCCTCGTCAGATCGATCTGGGACTACTACCGTCATCCCGAGGCGTTCGCCGCGTGGATCGACCGGCTCGAAACGATCGAGACGACAGTGTTGAACACCCCCGAGACGCTGCGGTGGAATCGCCACAAGTTCTACCTCCGAGATCTCGAAGCTCGCGGCGTCGACACGCTGCCGACAGCGTACCTCGAACGCGGCGAAGAGATCTCACTCGCAGCGATCTTCGAGAGCCGAGGGTGGGGCGAAGCCGTCGTCAAACCCGCGGTGAGCGCGGGCGCGTTCCGGACGAAGCGGATCGCACGCGACGACGCTGCCGACGAGCAGGCGTGGTTCGAGGGGCTGCTCGCCGACCGCGACGTGCTCGTCCAAGCGTTCGCCGACGGGATCGGCGAGGGCGAGTGGTCGCTGGTCTTCTTCGACGGCGAGTACAGTCACTCCGTTCTCAAACGCCCCAAGCCCGGTGACTTCCGCGTACAGGAGGATCACGGCGGGAGCGTCGACGCCGGGACGCCGAGCAAGTCGCTGCGGGTCCAAGCGAACGAGGTCGTCGACGCGGTGACGAAAGAACTCGGCGGGACAGTGCCGCTGTACGCCCGCGTCGATGGGATCACAGCTTCTGATGGACAAAACAGGCAGGCAGCGGGTGAAGTGGCAAATCCCGCCGACTTCCGACTGCTGGAAGTCGAGCTCATCGAGCCGGAGCTGTTCTTTCGCGTCGACGACGGCTCCGGAGATCGGCTCGCGGACGCGCTTCTCGACCGGCTGTAG
- a CDS encoding aminopeptidase, whose product MDNRIREHAETLVDWSARIESGDDVVLSVAEGAHDLAVAVAEALGARGANVVTTYASEEVSRAYLRAHAGDFETSEHELALYERADSVLILGGGRNTFATADVDGETRQAAARAKQPIREARMATDWMSTVHPTRALAQQAGMSYEAYRDFVYEAILRDWEALAEEMAQLKQLLDDGNEVHLVSERTDLRMSIEGRNAINSAASVAYDSHNLPSGEVFTAPYDTEGEVVFDVPMTISGARVRDVWLRFEDGRVVDFSAESGENTIADLLDTDEGAPRLGELGIGMNRGIDRITDNILFDEKMGDTVHLALGRAYDACLPEGESGNDSAVHVDLITDVSENSRLEIDGEVVQRNGRFRWEDGFEP is encoded by the coding sequence ATGGACAACCGCATCCGCGAGCACGCCGAGACGCTCGTCGACTGGAGCGCGCGCATCGAATCGGGCGACGACGTCGTCCTCAGCGTCGCCGAGGGCGCGCACGACCTTGCTGTCGCCGTGGCGGAGGCGCTCGGAGCGCGCGGCGCGAACGTCGTGACGACGTACGCCTCCGAGGAAGTTTCCCGCGCGTACCTCCGCGCACACGCGGGAGACTTCGAGACCTCTGAACACGAACTCGCGCTCTACGAGCGCGCCGATTCGGTGCTCATCCTCGGCGGCGGCCGCAACACGTTCGCGACCGCGGACGTCGACGGCGAGACCCGCCAAGCGGCCGCCCGCGCGAAGCAGCCGATCAGGGAGGCGCGGATGGCGACCGACTGGATGTCGACGGTCCATCCGACGCGTGCGCTCGCTCAACAGGCCGGGATGTCCTACGAGGCGTACCGGGACTTCGTCTACGAGGCGATTCTCCGCGACTGGGAGGCGCTCGCCGAGGAGATGGCGCAGCTGAAGCAGCTCCTCGACGACGGCAATGAGGTCCATCTCGTGAGCGAGCGCACCGACCTCCGGATGTCGATCGAGGGGCGGAACGCGATCAACTCCGCGGCGTCGGTCGCCTACGACTCGCACAACCTCCCGTCCGGAGAGGTGTTCACCGCGCCGTACGACACCGAGGGCGAGGTCGTCTTCGACGTCCCGATGACCATCTCCGGCGCACGCGTCCGTGACGTGTGGCTCCGGTTCGAGGACGGCCGCGTCGTCGACTTCAGCGCCGAGAGCGGCGAGAACACCATCGCCGACCTGCTCGACACCGACGAGGGGGCGCCTCGGCTCGGAGAACTCGGGATCGGGATGAACCGCGGGATAGATCGGATAACCGACAACATCCTCTTCGACGAGAAGATGGGCGATACGGTCCATCTCGCGCTCGGGCGCGCGTACGACGCGTGTCTCCCCGAGGGCGAGTCGGGTAACGACTCGGCGGTCCACGTCGACCTCATCACCGACGTCAGCGAGAACTCGCGGCTCGAAATCGACGGCGAGGTCGTCCAGCGAAACGGCCGGTTTCGTTGGGAAGACGGGTTCGAGCCCTAA
- a CDS encoding DUF7112 family protein, protein MSERIPSDHDSVRSLRASLARSGGTRRPCLRLPDDVAVEKGDTVRLLLDGTTTHARVSSDANGLLLRGSYDNQRLAREPGEGENRLVEWCETHDRGPGDAVELDELDQGFCYGLREPGERVVYDVPRRPNQSLSDIASKLGE, encoded by the coding sequence GTGTCCGAACGCATTCCGAGCGATCACGACTCCGTGCGGAGCCTCCGCGCGTCGCTCGCTCGGAGCGGCGGCACCAGACGACCCTGTCTTCGACTCCCCGACGATGTCGCCGTCGAGAAAGGCGACACCGTTCGCCTGTTGCTCGATGGCACGACGACGCACGCGCGGGTCTCTTCCGACGCGAACGGGCTGCTTCTCCGCGGGTCGTACGACAACCAGCGACTGGCCCGCGAACCCGGCGAGGGTGAGAACCGGCTCGTCGAGTGGTGTGAGACGCACGACCGCGGCCCGGGTGATGCGGTCGAACTCGACGAACTCGATCAGGGGTTCTGTTACGGGCTCCGCGAACCGGGGGAGCGCGTCGTCTACGACGTTCCCCGCCGTCCGAACCAGTCGCTCTCGGACATCGCCTCGAAGCTCGGCGAGTGA
- the pepF gene encoding oligoendopeptidase F: protein MGQVPERSEIDVEDTWDLTSIYADDEAWEDAYESVRERVEDLRAYEGRATESPETLLELLELQEELLREVAQVSSYATLRSAEDTRNQEYQAMNAKSESLASATQSAVSFLEPELQRLEASDVESFLEREPALAQYEHYFDDVLRMKPHTRSAEVEELLAELGEVAGASSDIYGMLSNADMTFPTVERPDGESVEISQGNFTKLQKHPDRDFRREVYEQFYDEWADVRNAVGTSLKNSVRKDVKYARARNYETARAAALDGPNVPVEVYDTLVDTVHDNLDSLHRHAELKREALDVDELRMWDLYLSLSGDEGPEITYQQASEFIVEAVAPLGEAYQERVAEGLDSRWVDVYENRGKRSGAFSSGTYDTQPFILMNYQDDIASMFTLAHELGHSLHSELAKDAQPWQYADYTIFVAEVASTVNETLLTHHLLETVEDDELRMHVLDEYLERFRSTLFRQTMFADFEQQIHEIAEDDGALTPERFDETYRDLKSRFYEPAAVDDRIDREWMRIPHFYYNYYVYQYATGISAAVAIVERILEDGEDAASAYREALALGGSEYPIDVLETAGVDMTSSEPIESAIGVYDGYLDRIADLLEQ from the coding sequence ATGGGTCAGGTTCCCGAGCGAAGCGAGATCGACGTCGAGGACACGTGGGACCTCACGAGCATCTACGCCGACGACGAGGCGTGGGAAGACGCCTACGAGTCCGTCAGAGAGCGCGTTGAGGACCTCCGCGCGTACGAGGGGCGGGCGACCGAGAGTCCCGAGACGCTGTTGGAACTCCTCGAACTGCAGGAGGAGCTCCTCCGCGAGGTCGCACAAGTCAGCAGCTACGCGACCCTTCGGAGCGCCGAAGACACCCGAAATCAGGAGTACCAAGCGATGAACGCGAAATCCGAGTCGCTCGCGTCGGCGACGCAGTCGGCGGTGAGTTTCCTCGAACCGGAACTGCAGCGGCTCGAAGCGTCCGACGTCGAGTCGTTCCTCGAGCGGGAACCCGCGCTCGCGCAGTACGAGCACTACTTCGACGACGTTCTGCGGATGAAACCGCACACCCGGTCGGCAGAGGTCGAGGAACTGCTGGCGGAACTGGGCGAGGTCGCGGGCGCGTCCTCCGACATCTACGGGATGCTCTCGAACGCCGATATGACGTTCCCGACGGTCGAGCGTCCCGACGGCGAGTCGGTGGAGATCTCGCAGGGCAACTTCACGAAGCTGCAGAAACACCCCGACCGGGACTTCCGCCGGGAGGTCTACGAGCAGTTCTACGACGAGTGGGCCGACGTCCGCAACGCGGTCGGGACGTCGCTGAAGAACAGCGTCCGAAAAGACGTCAAGTACGCCCGTGCACGGAACTACGAGACCGCTCGGGCGGCGGCGCTCGACGGACCCAACGTCCCGGTCGAGGTGTACGACACGCTGGTCGACACCGTTCACGATAACCTCGACAGTCTGCACCGACACGCCGAGCTGAAGCGCGAGGCGCTCGACGTCGACGAACTCCGGATGTGGGACCTGTATCTGTCGCTGAGCGGCGACGAGGGGCCGGAGATCACGTACCAGCAGGCGTCAGAGTTCATCGTTGAGGCGGTCGCGCCGCTCGGCGAGGCGTATCAGGAGCGCGTCGCCGAGGGACTGGACTCCCGCTGGGTCGACGTCTACGAGAACCGCGGGAAACGCTCCGGCGCGTTCTCCTCGGGCACCTACGACACCCAGCCGTTCATTCTGATGAACTACCAGGACGACATCGCCTCGATGTTCACGCTGGCGCACGAACTCGGCCACTCGCTGCACTCCGAACTCGCGAAGGACGCCCAGCCGTGGCAGTACGCCGACTACACGATCTTCGTCGCGGAGGTCGCCTCGACGGTCAACGAGACGCTTCTGACGCATCACCTCCTCGAGACGGTCGAGGACGACGAACTGCGGATGCACGTCCTCGACGAGTACCTCGAACGCTTCCGCTCGACGCTCTTCCGGCAGACGATGTTCGCGGACTTCGAGCAGCAGATCCACGAGATCGCCGAGGACGACGGCGCGCTCACGCCCGAGCGGTTCGACGAGACCTACCGCGACCTCAAATCGCGGTTCTACGAACCGGCCGCCGTCGATGACCGGATCGACCGCGAGTGGATGCGCATCCCGCACTTCTACTACAACTACTACGTCTACCAGTACGCGACGGGCATTTCTGCTGCTGTCGCGATCGTCGAACGGATCCTCGAAGACGGTGAGGATGCGGCGTCGGCGTACCGCGAAGCGTTGGCACTCGGTGGTTCGGAGTACCCGATCGACGTCCTCGAAACCGCGGGCGTCGATATGACGTCCTCGGAGCCGATCGAGTCGGCTATCGGCGTCTACGACGGCTATCTTGACCGGATCGCCGATCTGCTGGAGCAGTAG
- a CDS encoding aldo/keto reductase: MNFQTLGDSDVEVSEVGFGAWVVGTDWWGDRTREDSIELIHHAIDEGVTYFDTGDVYGHGDSEELLGEALAEYRDDVTVATKVGYDFYNHPQAGHGELPKEITGEWVRSATEKSLDRLGMEYVDVLQLHNANVDEVDADVLEALDELKEEGLVRATGWALGPSIGWLAEGDMAIKEEFDAVQLVWNLFEQDVGNHFLDTIEETGSSTSLIPRVPHSSGLLNEQVTPETGHDLDDHRGFRPDAWYETGWEKLETLRFLEREGERTMGQAAIAYLLSHDEVATVTPTFHTKEDITEWAAASDVPKLSEAELARVADLYEANFEIDCEDGMDELRSSVGGEDIRAAGIDKRATAGPRNSASSD; encoded by the coding sequence ATGAACTTCCAGACGCTGGGCGACTCCGACGTCGAAGTGAGCGAGGTCGGATTCGGCGCGTGGGTCGTCGGAACCGACTGGTGGGGCGACCGCACGCGCGAGGACTCGATCGAACTGATCCACCACGCGATCGACGAGGGGGTCACCTACTTCGACACCGGCGACGTCTACGGTCACGGCGATAGCGAGGAACTCCTCGGCGAGGCGCTCGCCGAGTATCGTGACGACGTGACCGTCGCGACGAAGGTCGGCTACGACTTCTACAACCACCCGCAAGCGGGCCACGGCGAACTGCCGAAAGAGATCACCGGCGAGTGGGTCCGCTCGGCGACCGAGAAGAGCCTCGATCGACTCGGAATGGAGTACGTCGACGTCTTACAACTGCACAACGCGAACGTCGACGAGGTCGACGCCGACGTCCTCGAAGCGCTCGACGAACTCAAAGAGGAAGGCCTCGTGCGCGCGACCGGTTGGGCGCTCGGGCCGTCGATCGGCTGGCTCGCCGAGGGAGATATGGCGATAAAAGAGGAGTTCGACGCCGTCCAACTCGTCTGGAACCTCTTCGAGCAAGACGTTGGAAATCACTTCCTCGACACCATCGAGGAGACGGGCTCGTCGACCAGCCTAATTCCGCGCGTTCCGCACTCCTCGGGCCTCCTGAACGAGCAGGTGACACCCGAGACGGGCCACGACCTCGACGACCACCGCGGCTTCCGCCCCGACGCGTGGTACGAGACGGGCTGGGAGAAGCTCGAGACGCTGCGCTTCCTCGAACGCGAGGGCGAGCGAACGATGGGCCAAGCGGCCATCGCGTACCTCCTCAGCCACGACGAGGTCGCGACCGTGACGCCGACGTTCCACACCAAGGAGGACATCACCGAGTGGGCCGCCGCCAGCGACGTGCCGAAGCTCTCCGAAGCGGAACTGGCCCGCGTCGCCGATCTCTACGAGGCGAACTTCGAGATCGACTGCGAGGACGGGATGGACGAACTGCGCTCCTCCGTGGGCGGCGAGGACATCCGCGCCGCCGGTATCGACAAGCGGGCGACTGCCGGTCCCCGAAACTCCGCGTCGTCGGACTGA
- a CDS encoding heme-binding protein: MPEAPPTDEGWFVLHDFRTVDWDAWRDAPERERERAVREGTEYLSRHEEIADADEGDSAVFSVIGHKADLLVVHFRPTLDDLSRAERQFERTAFAGFTEQPTSYVSVTEISGYTSPDYFEDPESVDEGLRRYMEGKKTPEIPEDEYVSFYPMSKRRGEEHNWYDLSFEERADLMATHAETGKEYAGKIKQVIASSVGFDDYEWGVTLFSDDPTHIKDIVYDMRFDEVSSKYGEFGQFYVGRRFPPTDLGAYLAGDGVPTSEHGEGGNSHPESTHGGDHPHGNGDAHGEAHGHAHGDAAHGGSENGHGGHGGGSAHGDSPHGEGAGANAGDGVEDDIRAELADLNIYAGQPHGEDVYATVLYSEADSDELFEEVTGLRANFDHYETHVKTAVYEAHGGDRSAVVSIWETQSAAETAAGFLSELPEIVSRAGEESGFGTMGMFYTVKPEHHGDFVDTFGTVGALLDEMEGHQDTDLMMNVEDENDMFISSQWDARENAMEFFRSEEFRETVQWGRDVLADRPRHVFLA; encoded by the coding sequence ATGCCAGAGGCCCCACCAACCGACGAGGGCTGGTTCGTGCTGCACGACTTCCGGACCGTCGACTGGGACGCGTGGCGGGACGCGCCCGAGCGGGAACGCGAGCGCGCGGTTCGGGAAGGGACCGAATACCTCAGCCGTCACGAGGAGATTGCAGACGCCGACGAGGGTGACTCCGCGGTTTTCTCGGTGATCGGCCACAAGGCCGACCTGCTCGTCGTCCACTTTCGACCGACGCTCGACGACCTCTCGCGCGCCGAGCGACAGTTCGAGCGGACCGCGTTCGCTGGATTCACCGAGCAGCCGACCTCCTACGTCTCCGTCACCGAAATTTCGGGTTACACCAGTCCCGACTACTTCGAGGACCCCGAATCGGTCGACGAGGGTCTGCGACGCTACATGGAGGGCAAAAAGACGCCGGAGATTCCCGAAGACGAGTACGTCTCCTTCTACCCGATGTCGAAGCGCCGCGGCGAGGAGCACAACTGGTACGACCTCTCCTTCGAGGAGCGCGCGGACCTGATGGCGACGCACGCCGAGACCGGCAAGGAGTACGCCGGGAAGATCAAACAGGTCATCGCCTCCTCGGTCGGCTTCGACGACTACGAGTGGGGCGTGACGCTGTTCTCGGACGATCCGACGCACATCAAGGACATCGTCTACGATATGCGCTTCGACGAGGTATCCTCGAAGTACGGCGAGTTCGGCCAGTTCTACGTCGGCCGTCGCTTCCCGCCGACGGATCTCGGCGCGTACCTCGCGGGCGATGGCGTGCCGACGAGCGAACACGGCGAGGGCGGGAACTCACACCCCGAAAGCACGCACGGGGGCGACCACCCGCACGGCAATGGAGACGCCCACGGCGAGGCGCACGGGCACGCTCACGGTGACGCCGCCCACGGCGGGAGCGAGAACGGCCACGGCGGTCACGGCGGGGGAAGCGCACACGGCGACTCGCCGCACGGCGAGGGGGCCGGAGCGAACGCCGGCGACGGCGTCGAAGACGACATCCGCGCGGAACTCGCCGATCTGAACATCTACGCCGGGCAACCGCACGGCGAGGACGTGTACGCGACGGTCCTCTACTCGGAGGCCGACAGCGACGAACTGTTCGAGGAGGTGACGGGACTGCGCGCGAATTTCGATCACTACGAAACGCACGTCAAGACCGCAGTCTACGAGGCCCACGGCGGGGACCGAAGCGCCGTCGTGAGCATCTGGGAGACCCAGTCGGCGGCGGAGACTGCCGCCGGATTTCTCTCGGAACTCCCCGAAATCGTCTCTCGGGCCGGCGAGGAATCCGGCTTCGGCACGATGGGGATGTTCTACACGGTCAAACCCGAGCACCACGGGGACTTCGTCGACACGTTCGGCACCGTCGGCGCGCTCCTCGACGAGATGGAGGGCCACCAAGACACCGATCTGATGATGAACGTCGAAGACGAGAACGACATGTTCATCTCCAGCCAGTGGGACGCCCGCGAGAACGCGATGGAGTTCTTCCGCTCCGAGGAGTTCCGCGAGACGGTTCAGTGGGGCCGCGACGTGCTCGCCGACCGACCGCGACACGTCTTCCTAGCGTAG
- a CDS encoding HalOD1 output domain-containing protein, translated as MPQKRSPVAERVIERVAIATESDEIDLPPLFDAIDPDALETVVETMSSGEITFAYADRDITVGSDGSVSVADESTEGPAAQVAVSNS; from the coding sequence ATGCCGCAGAAGCGAAGTCCTGTCGCTGAACGAGTTATCGAACGCGTCGCAATCGCGACCGAGAGCGACGAAATCGACCTCCCGCCGTTGTTCGATGCGATCGATCCCGACGCATTGGAGACGGTCGTCGAAACGATGTCCAGCGGCGAGATCACGTTCGCCTACGCGGACCGCGACATCACCGTCGGCAGCGATGGATCAGTCAGCGTCGCGGACGAATCGACCGAGGGCCCCGCAGCGCAAGTCGCCGTCAGTAATTCCTGA
- a CDS encoding site-2 protease family protein: MNTLLWVLVGLTAYSAAALYLSQRGLLPDSVRVQGPFTTVHTKRGREFIDWVATPKRFWRAWSNLGVGAALVIMAGMFFFLLVQGIAIARDPPAPSTVNQPQNFLVIPGLNDFLPLSVAPEIVFGLLVGLVVHEGGHGILCRVEGIDIDSMGIFLFTIIPLGAFVQPDEESQREASRGGRTRMFAAGVTNNFFVTFLAFALLFGPVIASVGVAPGMAVQGAYGGSPAAEAGVAQGDRITAVGGAPVGNETSLDDVLLSIDERTVAVELDGGESAAGREARTVDVERALVVTGSVAGNPANISVAEEDEPISVTAVNGSPVYTRVGFADAVGEDRFAELETERGTVTIPVGAYLIQVAEDGPLAASGAPTEPGVIVTAIDGERVVSSTELTRALDGSEPGETVAVEVYHDGELDTYEVTLGENPQDGSGFLGVNIFPGTSGLLLTDFGVQSYPAGTYLELLGGDGGPDAAGLSGAVGDSPLAAVYISLVLPLASLVLGIPNFPGFTASVFNFYSIGGPLGFLGTGVFVLANVSFWMGWINLQLGLFNCIPGYPLDGGRILRTSVEAVVSRLPVTDRNRVVSTITTGVGVTMLLSLLLLLFGPTLLG, translated from the coding sequence ATGAATACGCTTCTGTGGGTGCTCGTCGGCCTCACCGCGTACTCGGCGGCCGCGTTGTATCTCTCCCAGCGCGGATTGTTGCCCGACTCGGTCCGCGTGCAGGGGCCGTTCACGACGGTACACACCAAGCGCGGGCGCGAGTTCATCGACTGGGTCGCGACGCCGAAGCGGTTCTGGCGCGCGTGGAGCAACCTCGGCGTCGGCGCGGCGCTGGTAATCATGGCGGGGATGTTCTTTTTCCTCCTCGTTCAGGGGATCGCGATCGCGAGGGATCCGCCCGCCCCCTCGACAGTAAATCAGCCGCAGAACTTCCTCGTCATCCCCGGCCTCAACGACTTCCTGCCGCTTTCTGTCGCCCCCGAGATCGTGTTCGGGCTCCTCGTCGGCCTCGTCGTCCACGAGGGGGGTCACGGAATCCTCTGTCGCGTCGAGGGGATCGACATCGACTCGATGGGGATATTTCTGTTCACCATCATCCCACTCGGCGCGTTCGTCCAGCCGGACGAGGAGAGCCAGCGGGAGGCGAGCCGCGGCGGTCGGACGCGGATGTTCGCCGCGGGCGTGACGAACAACTTCTTCGTGACGTTCCTCGCGTTCGCGCTGCTCTTCGGCCCGGTGATCGCGAGCGTCGGGGTCGCACCCGGGATGGCCGTGCAGGGCGCATACGGAGGCTCGCCGGCCGCGGAGGCGGGGGTCGCACAGGGCGACCGGATCACCGCCGTCGGCGGCGCGCCAGTCGGCAATGAGACCTCACTGGACGATGTGCTGCTGTCGATCGACGAGCGAACCGTGGCGGTCGAACTCGACGGCGGCGAGAGCGCCGCCGGCAGAGAGGCGCGGACGGTCGACGTCGAACGCGCCCTCGTCGTGACCGGATCCGTCGCCGGCAACCCCGCGAATATCAGCGTCGCGGAGGAGGACGAGCCGATCTCGGTCACCGCCGTCAACGGATCGCCCGTGTACACGCGCGTCGGCTTCGCTGACGCGGTCGGCGAGGACCGATTCGCCGAACTGGAGACCGAGCGCGGGACCGTGACGATCCCGGTCGGCGCGTATCTCATCCAAGTCGCCGAGGACGGCCCGCTGGCGGCTTCGGGCGCACCGACCGAACCGGGCGTGATCGTGACCGCGATCGACGGTGAGCGCGTCGTCTCCTCGACCGAACTCACGCGCGCGCTCGACGGGAGCGAGCCGGGAGAGACGGTGGCCGTCGAGGTGTATCACGACGGCGAACTCGACACCTACGAGGTGACGCTCGGCGAGAACCCCCAAGACGGCAGCGGCTTCCTCGGCGTCAATATCTTCCCGGGGACGAGCGGGTTGCTGCTGACTGATTTCGGCGTTCAGTCCTACCCGGCGGGCACGTACCTCGAACTGCTCGGCGGCGACGGCGGTCCCGACGCGGCCGGGCTGTCGGGTGCCGTCGGCGACTCACCGCTCGCGGCGGTGTACATCTCGCTGGTGTTGCCGCTTGCGTCGCTCGTGCTTGGCATTCCGAACTTCCCCGGGTTCACCGCCAGCGTGTTCAACTTCTACAGCATCGGCGGCCCGCTGGGCTTCCTCGGGACCGGCGTGTTCGTCCTCGCCAACGTGTCCTTCTGGATGGGCTGGATCAACCTCCAACTCGGGCTGTTCAACTGCATTCCGGGCTATCCGCTGGACGGCGGTCGCATCCTCCGGACGAGCGTCGAGGCGGTCGTCTCTCGGCTTCCCGTGACGGATCGGAACCGCGTGGTGAGCACGATCACGACCGGCGTGGGCGTGACGATGCTGCTGTCGTTGCTGCTTCTGCTCTTCGGCCCGACGCTTCTCGGGTGA